TGCTGTACTGCGTGGAGCCCATCCCCGCCCTCATCGGCGGCGCGCAACGCGCGGAACTGGAAGAAGAACACGCTAGGGAAAGCGGCAGAATCTTTGACGCCGCCCGCAACGTGCTGCAACACAGCGACCTGAACATCGTCACCGCCTTCCGCTACGGCGAAACGGCCCAGACTATCGCAGACGCAGCCGAAGAACTGGGCTGCGGCCTGATCATCATGGGCACCCGCGGCCGGGGCGAACTCAAAAGCCTGGCCCTGGGCAGCGTAAGCCACGAGGTGCTGCACAAGGCCACGGTGCCCGTACTGCTGGCCAACAAAACCCACCTGCAAGGCAAGAAGCAATGACCGCCCCTCTCCAGGCGGCCCATCCAACCCCAACTGCTGGAGCCCCCATGTCAAAACTGCCGTTTTTTCTCACCGTGCCCGCCGCTGTGCTTGGCTTGCCCGCGGCTGCCCTGGCGGCCCAGGGGCACCCCACCGTCCCCGGAGCGGAACTGGCCGTTTACTGGGCCATCCCTTTTGCCTGCATGCTGCTTTCCATCGCCCTCATGCCCCTGCTGGCCCCGCACTTTTGGGAGCACCATTTCGGCAAA
This window of the Desulfovibrio legallii genome carries:
- a CDS encoding universal stress protein, with amino-acid sequence MQFSNILVPVDGSEDALFACRVAEQLTAAIPGKETVTLLYCVEPIPALIGGAQRAELEEEHARESGRIFDAARNVLQHSDLNIVTAFRYGETAQTIADAAEELGCGLIIMGTRGRGELKSLALGSVSHEVLHKATVPVLLANKTHLQGKKQ